The DNA segment ATGGTGAGATTGTTGAGATATCTCTTTCATCTGGAGAGAGAAAAATAGGTCAAGTCCTTGAAACAAGCAAGGGAATCGCAGTTGTCCAAGTTTTTGGTCCGACGGCAGGTATAGACATAGAGAATACTTCTGTAAAATTTCTTGGAGAGACAATGCGCATTGGCGTTTCAGAGGAGATGCTCGGCCGAATCTTTGATGGTCTTGGAAATCCTATAGATGGAGGCCCACCAATCATTCCTCAAAAAAGGTTAGACATAAATGGAGAAGCAATAAACCCTTATTCACGAGATGAGCCACGTGACTTTATTCAAACAGGAATATCTACCATCGATGGTATGAATACTCTTGTAAGAGGACAAAAACTACCAATATTTTCTGGAAGCGGACTTCCGCATAATGAGCTTGCTGCGCAGATTGCTAGGCAAGCAAAAACGAAAGGGAAAGGTGAAGAATTTGCAGTTGTATTTGCAGCAGTAGGCATTACCTATGAGGAGGCATCTTATTTTATGCGCGATTTTGAAAAGACCGGAGCTTTACGCAGAGCTGTTCTATTTCTCAATCTTGCAAACGACCCCTCTATAGAGCGCCTTATTACTCCTCGCCTTGCCCTAACTACCGCTGAATATCTTGCTTATGAAAAAGACTTCCACGTGCTTGTGATCATAACTGACATGACCAACTACTGTGAGGCACTCAGAGAGATAGCCGCAGCCCGGGAGGAAGTTCCCGGCAGGCGAGGTTATCCTGGATATATGTATACTGATCTTTCATCAATTTATGAACGGGCAGGAAGAATAAAGGGCCGTAAAGGCACAGTAA comes from the Candidatus Anstonellales archaeon genome and includes:
- a CDS encoding V-type ATP synthase subunit B, which codes for MKEYKTITRISGPLVFVSDVDNVAYGEIVEISLSSGERKIGQVLETSKGIAVVQVFGPTAGIDIENTSVKFLGETMRIGVSEEMLGRIFDGLGNPIDGGPPIIPQKRLDINGEAINPYSRDEPRDFIQTGISTIDGMNTLVRGQKLPIFSGSGLPHNELAAQIARQAKTKGKGEEFAVVFAAVGITYEEASYFMRDFEKTGALRRAVLFLNLANDPSIERLITPRLALTTAEYLAYEKDFHVLVIITDMTNYCEALREIAAAREEVPGRRGYPGYMYTDLSSIYERAGRIKGRKGTVTQLSILTMPGDDITHPIPDLTGYITEGQIVLSRDLHRKNISPPVDVLPCLSRLMNLGIGAERTREDHRSVADQLYAAYATGRDLRSLSAVVGEEALSEIDRLYLRFADTFEKRFISQGNYEDRSIEQTLELGWELLSLLPSSELKRVREEFIEKYGKKYYEKNEKGH